CCAGCATCGGCCCGACCGCCACCAGCAGGGGTGCGCCCGGCCCGGCGTCCCGGACCACCTGTAGCGCGCCGTCCCCGCCGTACGGCCGGCGGTTCGCCATGGTCGACAGCCGCAGGTAGAACGCTCCGTCGCCGGCCACCGCCGCGCGCAGCAGGGATGGCACCTCGTCGGGGTGCCCCGGCACGTGCACCGTCCAGCCGTGCAGGGTGTCGATCAGCGCCACGTCCGCCGGGGAGAGGTGGGTGCGCCCGGCCTCCGGCCGGTCGTAGGAGGCCCCGACGCTGACCAGCACCGCGGTCACGTCCTGGTGGTCGAGGTCCAGCTTGATCTGCTCGTACGCCCGCTCGACCAGGAACGGGGCGTAGGTGTGCACCACCGGACGGAGCCCGGCCAGCGCCAGTCCACCGGCCACCCCGACCATCAACTGCTCCCGGATGCCCACGTTGATCACCCGGTCGGGGTGCCGGCGCGCCGCCTCGCGGAAGCTCTCCGCCGAGATGTCGGCGAGCACCACGGCGGTCCGTGGATCGTCGGCCAGCAACTCGTACGCGGTGTCGACGAAGCTGTCCCGCATCACGGTCTCCGCCTCGGCCACTGCTGCCACGTCCTACTCCTTCTCGTCGATGACCGCGACGACGACGTGCGGCCGGTGGTGGTCGTGCCCGGTCAGGGCGGCGTACAGGGCGTCGTGGTCCCGGCCGTCGACGGTGGTCGCCTGCCAGCCGTTGACGGTGAACCGGGCGGCGATCCCGCCGGGCCAGCCGTGCGTGGCGGACCGGTTGTCCACCACGATCGCGGTCAGCCCGGCCAGCCCCGTCGCCCCCGCGTACGCGATCGCCTCGTGGTTGGCGCCCTCGTCGAGTTCGGCGTCGCCGAGCAGCACGTACACCCTCGGGGTGAGCAGGCCCTGCGCGCGCAGGCCGAGCGCAGTGCCCACGCCCAGGCCGAGCCCGTGGCCGAGCGACCCGGACCCGATCTCGACACCCGGTACCAGGACCCGGTCCGGGTGGCCGCCGAGGCGGCTTCCCGGACCGTAGGCGTCGTCCAGCCAGTCCGGCGGGACGAACCCCTTAGCGGCCAGCACCGCGTAGTAGCCGGCGACAGCGTGCCCCTTGGAGAGGAGGAAGCGGTCCCGGTCCGGGTCGTCCAGCCGCTCCGGGGAGATTTGTAGGATCCGGTCGTAGAGCACCCAGAGGACATCGATGGTGGAGTACGTCTTCGGGCCGAGGTCGCCCTCCTGCGCGGCGGCGATCCGGCGCAGCAGCGGCGCGACCGGGCCCGGGACGACGGGGGCACTGGCGACGGTGACGGTCATGCCGCTAGCCTGCAACCTAAAGCTCACTTCAACTCAAGGGTGACGTGATGCAGGAGTCCCTCACCATCGGCCAGCTCTCCGCCCGGAGCGGGGTGGCCGCCTCAGCCCTGCGCTACTACGAGCGGCTCGGCCTCATCCACGCCGAACGCACCGGCGGCAACCAGCGCCGCTACCCCCGTGCCGAACTTCGCCGGGTGGCGTTCATCCGGATCGCCCAGCAGGTCGGCGTCTCCCTCGACGAGATCCGCGAGGCACTGGACTCGCTGCCCGACGGGCGTACCCCGAGCGCGCAGGACTGGGCCCGGATCTCCGCCACCTGGCGCAACCGGCTGGACGAGAAGATCCGACTGATCAGCAAGCTGCGGGACGACCTCACCGGCTGCATCGGCTGCGGCTGCCTGTCGTTGCAGCGCTGCACTCTGAACAACCCGTCGGACCGGCTGGCCGGCGAGGGGTCGGGCGCACGTCTGCTGCTGCCCCGCCCCTGAGGCGCTTGCTTGCGGTGGGTTGCCGAGGTGCTTGCTTGCGGTGGTTGCAGGGGACCCTTGCTCGGCAGAAAGCGGTAATAGGGGACCCCTGCTACCACCTGGCAACGCTGACCGGTCAGCCGGTGACCAGCAGCACCTTGCCCAGGTGGTCGCTGGACTCCACCAGCCGGTGTGCCCCGGCCGCGTCGGACATCGACATCCGCCGGTCCACCACCGGTCGGATCCGGCCCGACTCCACCAGCGGCCAGACCTGCTCCCGTACGCCCCGGACGATCGCCGCCTTCTCCGCGACCGGCCGGGAACGCAGCGCCGTCGCGGTCACCGAGGCCCGCTTGGCCAGCAGCATGCCCAGGTCGAGTTCGGCCTTCCGCCCGCCCTGCATACCGATCACCGCCAGCCGGCCGCCGGTCGCCAGCGCCGTTACATTCCGCCCGAGGTAGGCCGCGCCCATGATGTCGAGGATGACGTCCGCGCCCCGGCCGTCGGTGATCCGACGCACCTCCTCGACGAAGTCCTGCTCCCGGTAGTCGATGGTGTGCGCCGCCCCCAGCTCGCGCAGCCGCCCGTGCTTGGCGGCGCGGGCGGTCACCACCACCGTCGCGCCGAGCGCCGCACCGAGCTGGATGGCGAAGGTACCGATGCCACTGCCGCCGCCGTGCACCAGCAGCGTCTCGCCGGCCGCCAGCCGGGCGAGCTGGACGACGTTCGACCAGACCGTGCAGGCCACCTCGGGCAGCGCCGCGGCGTCGACCGGGTCGACGCCGGCCGGCACCGGCAGGAGCTGCCCGGCCGGTACGGCGACCCGCTCGGCGTACCCGCCGCCGGCCAGCAGCGCACAGACCTCCTGGCCCACCCGCCAGTCGGTCACGTCCGGAGCGGTCGCGGCGACCACCCCGGAGCACTCCAGACCCGGGTACGCCGACGCGTCCGGCGGCGGTGGGTAGTGCCCCTGCCGTTGCAGCAGGTCCGCCCGGTTCACCGCGCTGGCCCGTACCTCGACGACCACCTCGCCGGGGCCGGGCTCCGGGTCGGGCACCTCGGTCCAGCGCAGGGCATCGGGTCCACCGGGCTCCGGGATCGTGATCGCACGCATGATCCTGTCTTACCCGATCCGCCCCTCGGCCCACGCCCCGGTCAGGATCTCCGTAACCGTCTGCTCCGGTGTCTGCTCGGAGGTGTCCAGCCAGAGCCCGATGCGAGGCGTGTCAGCCCGGAACTCGGCGTCCAGGTCGGCGACCGGCCAGTCGCCGTACCCCTTCTTGGGCCGATCCCGCTCGCGGGCGGCGACCACCTCTGGACAGGGCACGAGCACCACGACGGCCAGCGGCCGATGCCGGATCCGCTCGACCATGGCCGCCAGGTCCGCACCGAGGATCACGTCCTGGCAGACCACGGTGAACCCGGCGGCGGCGTACCGGTCGGCGGTCGACGCGGCGAGGTCGTAGCGGAGCCGGAGCTGCCGCCACGCCTCGTCGGACGGGGTGGCGGTCATCTCCGCCCGCCCGCTGACCACCATCCGGCGGAAGACGTCCCCGCGCAGGTGCACCGCGCGCGGCAGCCGACGGGCCAGCAGCTCGGCCACTGTGGACTTACCGGCCGCCATGATTCCGGTGATCAGCACCACCGACGGGGTGTCCCACACGCCGTGATGATCCCACGTCGACCCGGGACGCCGACTCGCGGCGACGGCCGGTCATGGCAAACTAGGCAGGGACGCGTACCTCTCGGGGGCGCGCCGGGAGGGTTCGCCTAGTGGCCGATGGCGCTGGTCTTGAAAACCGGTAAGGCAGCGATGTCTTCGTGGGTTCGAATCCCACACCCTCCGCTTCCTGAACAGCAGGAACGCCCCCTAACCAGCGCGAACGCCAGTCAGGGGGCGTTTCACGGTTCGCGAACCGGTCTCACTTCGTCCCGCTGGTAGCCGTCGCGTCTCACTGGTCGTGTCGTATCCGTGTCGGCGCTACTCGGCTTCCTCGGTGCCCAACGCCCCCTCGATGCGCTTCCGGGCTGCCTCATCCTGTCCGTCGATGCACGAGGCGTAGACCTTCAACAGCACGTGCACGCTGTGCCCGGCCCACTGCGCTACCTGCGTCGCCGGTACGCCAGCGTTGAGCCAGAGCGACACAGCGGCGTGCCGCAGGTCGTACGGCCGGTGCGCCAGCGGTGACCGCTGCTGCGCGGGTGTCAGCGCTGCCTCGCGCGCTTGCCGCCAGGCGCGCAGGTAGGTGCTCTTCGACACCGGGGCCACCCTGGCACCAGCGGCATTGAACATCCGGCCGTTGGCGTTCCGGCAGTGCTCCCGTAGGTGGTGCCGCAGGATGCGAACCAACTCGGGGCAGGCCGGTACGTCGCGGGTCGCCTTCTTTGCTCGGTGCTTCAGTTCGCGGTCTTCGAGCGACGTGCCGCCATCGCTCCAATCCTCGCCAACCTGCTGCGTCGATCCGCTGAGGTGAAGCCACCCCCATCCCTCTTCGGGTAGGTCGCATTCGTCGGCCCGTAGGTGGATCACCTCGGAAGGGCGCAGGGCGGCGAAGTACATGCAGGCGAAGAACCCTTCCAAGCGCGGGTCCCGCTCCCGAACCGCTGCGAGCAGTGACCGGGCCTGCTCGGGATTAACCACCACCTTCCGGTCGACCTGGTCGGTGTTCTTCGGTGCTCGCCACTGAATGAAGTCCATCGGGTGTGCGTCGAGATAGCGCAGTTCGACGGCGTATTTCAACGCGCTGTAGAAGACTGCACGCTTTCTTGCCACCGTGTTAGCGGCGGCCGGACCACCGTCAATCCTGGTGGTCAGCAGGTCGAGCGCCTTCCGGATGGTCGCCGGATTTGCTACGTCCGTCAGTGGCAGCGTGTTCGCGGCGAGCCACCGCACAGCCGGCGCAAGCTCGCTCGGCGGTACGCCCTTGTCCCGGTCTCGCTGCTGCTTGTTGAAGACCCAGGTGTAGAGAGCGTGGCGTATCTCCGCTTCGTCGGGTACCCCACGCGACGTGGCGAGCAGTGCGGGCGTGACGGTGGTGAGCGCGTCGGCAATGCTCTTGCGCTGAGTCGCGGCGGCACGTGGCCACTTCATGTCCACGAACGCCACGGCCAGGTCGTACCAACTCCGGCTGTTCAGTTCCCGGGCCATCGGTTCGGGCAGCCCGGTCTTTTCGTCGAACGCCGTACCTTCCCGCTGCGCCACGACCAGTTTTGACCGGAAGCTTTCCGCGAGTGCCCGGGTTGCGAACGTGTTCCGGAAGGGCTTGTCAGCGACCTTCCACCGGACCGTGTATGACTTCTTCTTGCCGGACAGTTCGTTGGTCAGGATCGCGTGAATCCGGACGCTGTAACTGCTCAAGCGGCCTCCTCGTGATCGTTCAGCCAGGTGTCGAGGTCGCGGCGGCGGACGTACAGGCTGCCGTTCGGGTACTTGATGGTTCGGGGTGCGCGGCCGGTGGCCTTCCAGCGGAAGAAGGTCGACCGGGGTACACGGAGTTCGTCCAGGACTTCGGCGAGGGTGAGAAGGTTGCCGGTGGGGGTGGTGCGCTTCGGGCGGGTGGTCACGGGCGGCTGTCCTTCCTCCGGGCGGCGGTCGGGTAGTGGCGAGGGGGCGGGGGTAGCCGTCCCAGCCGTCCCAGCCGTCCCTATGCAGGTCAGGGCCGGGACGGCTTGGCGGGTGGGACGGCTTAAGCCGTCCCGGCGGTGGTGGTGTGCTCGGCCGGGTGGGACGGCTTGAGCCGTCCCAGGGGGATGACCCGTCCCGGGGCTGAGCTGGGCGGGGACGGCTGGGACGGCTGGGACGGGTCCTCCTCGGGCACCATCTCCGGGCCGGGGCAGTAGCGTCGCCACGCGTCGGTGAAATCGGCTTGGTAGTAGCCCTTGACCTGCCCGTATGGCGTGCCGAAGCGGATGTTGGTGGAGCGGATCTCGTATTCGGCCAGTAGTTGACCGAGTTTCATCGCGGTGAGTCCGGCACCGTTCTTGCCGTACTCGGCCCATGGCGCTTCGGGGTCGGCCCGCAGCTTGTCGAGCAGGATGGTGCTGGGGATCGCCCGGCGTCCCTGGTTGTCCACCACCCCGGCCGTCCGGAACGCCGTGTGGCAGTCGGCCAGCAGGCGAATCCGGTCGGAGGGCACGGCGGTTCCGTCGCGTTCGGCCGTGAGGGTTTCGCAGGCACGGCGTGCCCGGTCGGGCCAGGTTCCCCCGGCGAGGTCGGCCACGGCCACGAGGGGTTCCCAGGTGTCGGCGGCCCGGTCCTCTACCGGCATGGTCGGTTCCGCGGTTTCCAGGTCACGCATGTTCGCCCGTAGCCACCCGGTGAGCTGTCGGGCGAGTTCGCGTAGGGCGGGGCTGTCACGGCGGTGCCGGTAGGGGGCCACGGTTTCGCCGGGTGCACGGCGGCGCATGCGGATGACGACGGCGCGGTCTTCGATGGTGTCGGGCATCGCGCCGATACCGGCGAGTGCGGCCATGGAGAAGGTGGGGATCTTCTCGACCTTCTGCGCGGCGGCGTCCCACCGGATCGCGGGCCGGTTGCGCTGGTGACCGGCGTTGAGCAGGCCGCGTAGGTCTTCGTTCGTGTCGGCGGCGGCACCGAAGATGGTGTCCGCTTCGTCCACGAGCAGGGTCGGCGGATCGTCGGTCCCGATCGCCCGGTATACAGCGGCGGGACTGGCGTTGACGGTGATCAGCGGCGCGTAGCAGGTTGCCTCGACCACGTCGAGCAGTCGGGACTTCCCGCACCGTTTCTCGGGTGCGCGGATGACCAGTCGGGGCGCGTGTGCCCACGCGGGTTGGGCGTGGGTCGCGGCCACCCACAGCGCCACGGCGTCGACCGCCTCCGCGCAGGGCAGGATCACGTACTTCGTGAGGCAGGCGTGTAGGGCGTCGAGGATCGCTGCGCCGTCGTTGGGCTGGTCGGTGGTGCTGATGGGCTGGTTCATGCGGCGAGTCCTTCGGCGCGGAAGCCACCACGGATGGCGGCGCGGATGTCCCGGTCGGTCTGCTCGGCGGCGCGGCCGGCGGTGGTGAGGGCGGTGATCGCGTCGGCGCGGCTGATCGCGTCGGCGGCGACCATGCGGGCTACGCCGCGTACCGCGCCGTAGAGGGTGGTGCGGCGGCTTCCCTCCGGGGCGTCAGCGACCGCTTGCAGGTGCGCGGCCAACAGCCGGTCAGGGAAGGAGATGCCCCCGCCGGGCGAGTGCTGGTCGGTGAGTGCGGCAGGGTCGGCGGTGGTGTCGGCGCGGCCGGTCGGCAGGCCGTCACCAGCGCGGAGGGCATCTCCTCCATCGCCTTGTCCGGTGCCCACCGGTACGGGCGGCCCGTGCGCGGGTGCACGCTGGGCGGAAGTACCACGTACCCGCCGTCGGCTTTCACGTCGATGCCGGGACCGAGTCCCTGTCCTGGCTTGCCCTGACTGCATGGCACCGGGCCGCCGGGGTGGCGGTAGTAGAGGTGCAGGCCATTGGACCCGGTCGCCACGTACGCGGTGGGCGGCAGCAACCCGCGCTCGATGAGCGCGTTCATGGTGTCCCGGCCACCGTGGGCGGGGTCGACGTCGACCACGACGGTGCCGGACGCGGCACCAGTCCGCAGGGCAAGTTGCCCGGCGGGCACGGCGTCAACGATGGCGGCGACCCGGTCGGGGTCGGTGGTGGCGGCGTAGAACCCGTGACAGGTCAGGCACGGGCAGGCTTCCCGGTCGTGGCCGGGATCGGGGTCGGCGCAGGACGGGCAGTTGGCAACGGGCCGTTTCGACCGGGCGAGCATGAACACCGGCCAGCCACGGGCGGCGTAGTCCAGGGCGGCGGCGAGCAGCGGAGACGGGTCGGGCATGAGACTCCTTCCGTACGGGTGGACGGGTGTCGAGTCGGGTTCCGGTCGGCCGGCGAGAGCCGACGGCGTGTGGTCGGGGCAGCGGGGGCCTTGCAGGTAGGCGCGGACACCGTTCGGGCTGTGGCAGTAGCGCCGGTCAACGCCGATCCAGTGCCCGCACCGGACGGTGGGCGGGTTCATCAGCCGGTGCCGCTCCTTCCCGGTGTGGCGTACAGATGGCCAGCGCCGGGCGGGCACTGGCCATCTGGTGGTGAGGGCGCGCAGCGCGCCAGTTGTGGGGTTGTCAGGCGGCGAGAGGGACGGTGCCGAGTCGGCTAGTAGGGCGGGCGCGGTCACGGGGCCGGCTGATGGCACGGGCGGTGGTGGGCGCGGGGCCGGTCGCGGTGGCGGTGGTGGTGCGCCGGGCGCGTGCGGCGTACATGGCTTGGTCGGCGGTGGTGAGCCACACGTTGATGGGCTGGTCGGGGTGGGCGAGGGTGGCTCCGATGGTCGCGCCGACGGCCAGGGTTCGGCTGTGGTGGTTGACGGGGGTGGTGAGTCGGGCGTGGATGTGGGGCAGCCATCCGTTCAGCCATACGTCGGCGTCGTGGTGGCGGGGCGCGGGGCCGGTGGTGATGAGGGCGAATTCGTCGCCGCCGAGGCGGGCGGCGATGCCGACCGGGCCGGCGATGGTGGCGAGTCGGGCGGCAACGGTGGTGAGGATGTGGTCTCCGGCGTCGTGGCCGTGGGTGTCGTTCACCTGCTTGAAGCCGACGAGGTCGATGAGGGCGACGACGACGGGGCGGCCGGCGTGGTGGGCGGTGGTGATGAGCGGGTCGGCGGTGGCGGTGAGGCCGGCGCGGTTGTGGGCTCCGGTGAGCGGGTCGTGGGTGGCGTCGTGGCGGGCGGCGTCGAGCTGGGCGCGTAGCCGGTGGTGGGCGGTGAGCCATCCGGCGGCGAGTCCGATGGTGGCGGTGCCGAGGGCGGTCGCGGCGAGCGTGGTCCGCATCGGGTGTCCTTCCCAGAGCGAGCGACAGCAGCGGGGTTGGGTTAGCGGCGGTGGGTGAGCAGAGCCCAGATCACGAACCCCGCGACGGCGATCACGAGGGCGGCGGTGCCGGCGAGTCCGGTGAGGTCGCGGATGAGCCATCCGGTGACGCGGGCACGGGCCACGGCGGCGTCGGCGTGCCACGCGACGCGCTCGACGCGACGGC
The nucleotide sequence above comes from Micromonospora pallida. Encoded proteins:
- a CDS encoding transketolase family protein, with product MRDSFVDTAYELLADDPRTAVVLADISAESFREAARRHPDRVINVGIREQLMVGVAGGLALAGLRPVVHTYAPFLVERAYEQIKLDLDHQDVTAVLVSVGASYDRPEAGRTHLSPADVALIDTLHGWTVHVPGHPDEVPSLLRAAVAGDGAFYLRLSTMANRRPYGGDGALQVVRDAGPGAPLLVAVGPMLDESLAAVAGLDVTVAYTHRPRPFDTAGLRTLAGTEVILVEPYLAGTSSRVVGEALADRPHRLLALGIGRRDLRRYGTAADHSRWHGLDAAGLRRSIEAFLG
- a CDS encoding transketolase, encoding MTVTVASAPVVPGPVAPLLRRIAAAQEGDLGPKTYSTIDVLWVLYDRILQISPERLDDPDRDRFLLSKGHAVAGYYAVLAAKGFVPPDWLDDAYGPGSRLGGHPDRVLVPGVEIGSGSLGHGLGLGVGTALGLRAQGLLTPRVYVLLGDAELDEGANHEAIAYAGATGLAGLTAIVVDNRSATHGWPGGIAARFTVNGWQATTVDGRDHDALYAALTGHDHHRPHVVVAVIDEKE
- the soxR gene encoding redox-sensitive transcriptional activator SoxR; this translates as MQESLTIGQLSARSGVAASALRYYERLGLIHAERTGGNQRRYPRAELRRVAFIRIAQQVGVSLDEIREALDSLPDGRTPSAQDWARISATWRNRLDEKIRLISKLRDDLTGCIGCGCLSLQRCTLNNPSDRLAGEGSGARLLLPRP
- a CDS encoding NAD(P)H-quinone oxidoreductase, which translates into the protein MRAITIPEPGGPDALRWTEVPDPEPGPGEVVVEVRASAVNRADLLQRQGHYPPPPDASAYPGLECSGVVAATAPDVTDWRVGQEVCALLAGGGYAERVAVPAGQLLPVPAGVDPVDAAALPEVACTVWSNVVQLARLAAGETLLVHGGGSGIGTFAIQLGAALGATVVVTARAAKHGRLRELGAAHTIDYREQDFVEEVRRITDGRGADVILDIMGAAYLGRNVTALATGGRLAVIGMQGGRKAELDLGMLLAKRASVTATALRSRPVAEKAAIVRGVREQVWPLVESGRIRPVVDRRMSMSDAAGAHRLVESSDHLGKVLLVTG
- a CDS encoding AAA family ATPase produces the protein MWDTPSVVLITGIMAAGKSTVAELLARRLPRAVHLRGDVFRRMVVSGRAEMTATPSDEAWRQLRLRYDLAASTADRYAAAGFTVVCQDVILGADLAAMVERIRHRPLAVVVLVPCPEVVAARERDRPKKGYGDWPVADLDAEFRADTPRIGLWLDTSEQTPEQTVTEILTGAWAEGRIG
- a CDS encoding tyrosine-type recombinase/integrase yields the protein MSSYSVRIHAILTNELSGKKKSYTVRWKVADKPFRNTFATRALAESFRSKLVVAQREGTAFDEKTGLPEPMARELNSRSWYDLAVAFVDMKWPRAAATQRKSIADALTTVTPALLATSRGVPDEAEIRHALYTWVFNKQQRDRDKGVPPSELAPAVRWLAANTLPLTDVANPATIRKALDLLTTRIDGGPAAANTVARKRAVFYSALKYAVELRYLDAHPMDFIQWRAPKNTDQVDRKVVVNPEQARSLLAAVRERDPRLEGFFACMYFAALRPSEVIHLRADECDLPEEGWGWLHLSGSTQQVGEDWSDGGTSLEDRELKHRAKKATRDVPACPELVRILRHHLREHCRNANGRMFNAAGARVAPVSKSTYLRAWRQAREAALTPAQQRSPLAHRPYDLRHAAVSLWLNAGVPATQVAQWAGHSVHVLLKVYASCIDGQDEAARKRIEGALGTEEAE
- a CDS encoding helix-turn-helix transcriptional regulator, coding for MTTRPKRTTPTGNLLTLAEVLDELRVPRSTFFRWKATGRAPRTIKYPNGSLYVRRRDLDTWLNDHEEAA
- a CDS encoding DUF3631 domain-containing protein; amino-acid sequence: MNQPISTTDQPNDGAAILDALHACLTKYVILPCAEAVDAVALWVAATHAQPAWAHAPRLVIRAPEKRCGKSRLLDVVEATCYAPLITVNASPAAVYRAIGTDDPPTLLVDEADTIFGAAADTNEDLRGLLNAGHQRNRPAIRWDAAAQKVEKIPTFSMAALAGIGAMPDTIEDRAVVIRMRRRAPGETVAPYRHRRDSPALRELARQLTGWLRANMRDLETAEPTMPVEDRAADTWEPLVAVADLAGGTWPDRARRACETLTAERDGTAVPSDRIRLLADCHTAFRTAGVVDNQGRRAIPSTILLDKLRADPEAPWAEYGKNGAGLTAMKLGQLLAEYEIRSTNIRFGTPYGQVKGYYQADFTDAWRRYCPGPEMVPEEDPSQPSQPSPPSSAPGRVIPLGRLKPSHPAEHTTTAGTA
- a CDS encoding bifunctional DNA primase/polymerase, producing MPDPSPLLAAALDYAARGWPVFMLARSKRPVANCPSCADPDPGHDREACPCLTCHGFYAATTDPDRVAAIVDAVPAGQLALRTGAASGTVVVDVDPAHGGRDTMNALIERGLLPPTAYVATGSNGLHLYYRHPGGPVPCSQGKPGQGLGPGIDVKADGGYVVLPPSVHPRTGRPYRWAPDKAMEEMPSALVTACRPAAPTPPPTLPHSPTSTRPAGASPSLTGCWPRTCKRSLTPRREAAAPPSTARYAA
- a CDS encoding GGDEF domain-containing protein, translated to MRTTLAATALGTATIGLAAGWLTAHHRLRAQLDAARHDATHDPLTGAHNRAGLTATADPLITTAHHAGRPVVVALIDLVGFKQVNDTHGHDAGDHILTTVAARLATIAGPVGIAARLGGDEFALITTGPAPRHHDADVWLNGWLPHIHARLTTPVNHHSRTLAVGATIGATLAHPDQPINVWLTTADQAMYAARARRTTTATATGPAPTTARAISRPRDRARPTSRLGTVPLAA